In Cellvibrio polysaccharolyticus, a genomic segment contains:
- a CDS encoding efflux RND transporter permease subunit, whose protein sequence is MLQRLSALYRSLIIAHPVATLIAILLITIVAVIGLPNFKLDASADSLTLENDTDIDYFREINQRYQYGDVLVVTYTPNGDLFSDHSIEVMQRLRDELIQVQGVENVVSMIDVPLLYSPRRSLAEQKESTRTLLTEGVDRDMVRQEFLTSPIYRSLILGPDGRTTALLLNLKVDNHYIDLVRHRDALRLKSKKEGLDSAEAAELEKVSQEFLDYRTQLTAKDHARVEQVRNIVAGYQSEARLFVGGVSMITADMIAYIKSDLVIFGSAILLFIVLILAVIFRQLRFVLLPLFICVATVLMMLGWLAWIDWRLTVISSNFVALLLIMTLAITIHLVVRYREFHAENPGWDKQQLVWETVKFMALPCFYTVITSIVAFVSLVVSDIRPVMDFGWMMSIGLSLAMLLAFLILPATLMLLPKGEAKDKKDNSAAFTLRFSRIAENHGSKVVAVSVVAAIVSIYGMSKLEVENRFIDYFHKHTEIYQGMSVIDQQLGGTVSLEILLDVNPVVTSAQTASTDNTTTEDDDPFADDGAAAEDAFAEGAFDEDDPFGDDPFSDDAFASEGSSAPESYWFSLAGLDEIRKLHLYLESLPEVGKVNSLATFYEIAEDINGGRLNNFELGVVRNMLSEEISNFLVKPYLSDEHNQARITLRVMETSPELKRVELVEKIRNYAVNEVGFQPEQVHFTGMLVLYNNMLQSLFQSQIATMGAVFVGIMLMFIVLFRSVSLSLIAILPNMLAASVVLGGMGLAGVPLDMMTITIAAITVGIGVDHAIHYIYRFRKEFAATGNYVEAMHNSHASIGRALYYTAITIVVGFSILALSQFIPSIYFGVFTAIAMIAALLGSLTLLPKLILIVKPLGKEQ, encoded by the coding sequence ATGCTGCAACGATTGTCTGCTTTATACCGCTCGTTAATCATCGCCCATCCTGTCGCAACGCTGATTGCTATTTTGCTGATCACCATCGTCGCGGTTATCGGTCTGCCCAACTTCAAACTGGATGCCTCTGCCGATTCGTTAACCCTCGAAAACGATACCGACATTGATTACTTCCGGGAGATCAACCAGCGCTATCAATATGGCGATGTGTTGGTGGTTACTTACACACCTAACGGCGACCTGTTTTCAGACCATTCCATTGAAGTTATGCAACGCCTGCGTGATGAACTGATCCAGGTGCAGGGCGTGGAAAATGTTGTCTCCATGATTGATGTGCCGCTGCTTTACAGCCCGCGTCGCAGCCTTGCCGAGCAAAAAGAATCTACCCGTACACTGCTCACCGAAGGTGTTGATCGTGACATGGTGCGGCAGGAATTTCTCACCAGCCCCATTTACCGCAGCCTGATTCTCGGGCCGGATGGTCGTACCACGGCGCTGCTGCTCAATCTGAAAGTCGACAACCATTACATTGACCTGGTCAGACACCGCGATGCGCTGCGTTTGAAGAGTAAAAAAGAAGGGCTGGACAGTGCCGAAGCCGCAGAGCTTGAAAAAGTCAGCCAGGAATTTTTGGATTACCGCACACAGCTGACCGCCAAAGACCACGCGCGGGTTGAGCAAGTGCGCAACATTGTTGCCGGTTACCAGAGCGAAGCACGTTTGTTTGTCGGCGGCGTCAGTATGATTACCGCCGATATGATTGCTTACATCAAAAGTGATCTGGTGATTTTTGGTTCCGCCATTTTGTTATTCATTGTGCTGATTCTCGCTGTTATTTTCCGACAGCTGCGCTTTGTCTTGCTGCCGTTATTCATCTGCGTCGCTACGGTATTAATGATGCTGGGCTGGCTGGCCTGGATTGACTGGCGCCTCACCGTTATCTCGTCCAATTTTGTCGCCTTGTTATTGATCATGACGCTGGCGATCACCATCCATCTGGTGGTGCGCTACCGGGAGTTTCATGCCGAAAACCCCGGCTGGGACAAACAACAACTGGTGTGGGAAACCGTAAAGTTTATGGCGCTGCCATGCTTTTACACAGTGATTACCTCAATCGTGGCTTTTGTTTCGCTGGTGGTCAGCGATATTCGTCCGGTGATGGATTTCGGTTGGATGATGAGTATCGGCCTGAGCCTCGCGATGTTGCTGGCTTTCCTTATTTTGCCGGCGACGCTGATGCTTTTGCCCAAAGGCGAGGCGAAAGATAAGAAAGACAACAGTGCAGCCTTTACTCTGCGCTTTTCCCGCATTGCTGAAAATCACGGTAGTAAAGTCGTTGCCGTCAGTGTGGTTGCGGCCATTGTCAGTATTTACGGGATGAGCAAACTGGAAGTCGAAAATCGCTTTATTGATTACTTCCACAAACACACTGAAATTTATCAGGGCATGTCGGTTATCGACCAACAGCTGGGCGGCACGGTTTCGTTGGAAATTTTGCTGGATGTCAATCCGGTCGTCACCAGCGCGCAAACCGCCAGCACCGATAACACCACAACCGAAGACGATGATCCGTTTGCGGACGACGGTGCCGCTGCAGAAGATGCTTTTGCAGAAGGCGCCTTTGACGAAGATGATCCCTTTGGTGATGATCCTTTCTCGGATGATGCCTTCGCCAGCGAAGGTAGCAGTGCCCCGGAAAGCTACTGGTTTTCGCTCGCCGGTCTGGATGAAATTCGCAAACTGCATCTTTACCTGGAATCCTTGCCGGAAGTGGGCAAGGTGAACTCGCTGGCAACCTTTTATGAGATTGCAGAAGACATCAACGGCGGCCGTCTCAATAATTTTGAGTTGGGTGTTGTGCGTAACATGCTGTCTGAAGAGATTAGTAATTTTCTGGTAAAACCCTATCTTAGCGATGAGCACAATCAGGCCAGAATTACCCTGCGGGTAATGGAAACCAGCCCGGAATTGAAACGGGTTGAGCTGGTAGAAAAAATTCGCAACTACGCGGTTAATGAAGTGGGCTTCCAGCCGGAACAAGTGCATTTCACCGGCATGCTGGTGCTCTATAACAACATGCTGCAAAGTCTGTTTCAATCACAAATCGCCACCATGGGTGCGGTATTTGTGGGCATTATGTTGATGTTTATCGTGCTGTTCCGCTCGGTCAGTTTGTCGTTGATTGCGATTTTGCCGAACATGTTGGCCGCGAGTGTGGTACTGGGCGGTATGGGCCTGGCGGGTGTACCGCTGGATATGATGACCATCACCATTGCGGCTATTACGGTCGGTATCGGTGTGGATCACGCGATTCACTACATCTACCGTTTCCGCAAAGAGTTTGCCGCAACGGGTAATTATGTGGAGGCGATGCACAACTCCCATGCGTCGATTGGTCGTGCGCTCTATTACACCGCCATTACCATTGTGGTTGGCTTCTCGATTCTGGCGCTGTCACAATTTATCCCGTCAATTTACTTCGGGGTATTTACCGCTATCGCGATGATCGCGGCGTTGCTGGGTTCGCTCACGCTCTTGCCCAAGCTGATTCTGATCGTCAAGCCGCTGGGTAAAGAGCAGTGA
- a CDS encoding Rieske (2Fe-2S) protein codes for MNTPLFYEHELADRESRGFIINHLAIFAVRQYGVIHLYQNRCPHRGISLEWLEHQFLDASGELIQCATHGALFLPESGLCVSGPCRGQSLIPIAFTVIDGGVFPEIQGLGSGPA; via the coding sequence GTGAATACGCCATTATTTTATGAGCATGAACTGGCTGACAGGGAAAGTCGCGGGTTCATCATCAACCATCTCGCCATCTTCGCCGTGCGCCAGTACGGCGTTATTCATCTTTATCAAAATCGCTGTCCGCACCGGGGCATTTCCCTGGAGTGGCTTGAGCATCAGTTTCTGGATGCCAGCGGCGAGTTGATTCAATGCGCAACCCACGGTGCGCTTTTCCTGCCGGAATCCGGCCTTTGTGTCAGTGGCCCCTGCCGGGGGCAATCGCTGATCCCAATTGCGTTTACCGTTATTGACGGCGGTGTATTTCCCGAGATTCAGGGTTTGGGTTCAGGGCCGGCGTAA
- a CDS encoding S1C family serine protease — protein sequence MRIWSFIVLAIVGIFTIQKAAANDFATDDERNTIQIFEKSRPSVVFVTNQQVVRNPRSLDLMTVPRGSGTGFVWNRDGYIVTNYHVIENAGQIQITLQNQSTWPAEVVGRAPERDIAVLKINAPASVLTPLPLGDSSQLSVGRKVLAIGNPFGLDATLTTGVVSALGREIESPNKRKISNVIQTDAAINPGNSGGPLLNSRGELIGVNTMIYSPSGASAGIGFAIPVNTVKEVVPELITHGRIVRPVIGVALAPEHWAHQRGIQGIPILRVEPNSPAANAGLEGAQRNSWGQIILGDVIVGIGKQATPTNDSLMSALEKHKAGDKVTLHIVRQGKSLKQSVVLAAPARS from the coding sequence ATGCGTATCTGGTCATTTATCGTTTTGGCCATTGTAGGAATATTTACCATTCAAAAAGCCGCTGCCAATGATTTTGCAACGGATGACGAGCGCAACACCATCCAGATTTTTGAAAAATCCCGCCCCAGTGTGGTTTTTGTAACCAATCAACAAGTTGTTCGTAACCCCCGCTCGCTTGACCTGATGACTGTGCCCCGCGGTTCGGGCACCGGCTTTGTGTGGAACCGTGATGGCTACATCGTTACCAATTACCATGTCATCGAAAACGCTGGCCAAATTCAAATTACCTTGCAGAATCAAAGCACCTGGCCTGCTGAAGTGGTGGGGCGCGCTCCCGAACGCGATATCGCGGTATTGAAAATTAACGCACCGGCCAGTGTGTTAACGCCCTTGCCGCTTGGCGATTCCTCACAGTTGTCAGTGGGCCGCAAGGTGCTGGCGATTGGTAATCCGTTTGGCCTGGATGCAACGCTCACCACCGGTGTCGTCAGCGCGCTGGGGCGCGAAATCGAGTCACCCAACAAGCGCAAAATATCCAATGTGATTCAAACCGATGCGGCGATCAATCCCGGTAATTCCGGCGGGCCACTACTGAATTCCCGCGGTGAGCTGATTGGCGTAAATACCATGATTTACAGCCCCAGCGGCGCCAGTGCCGGCATCGGTTTTGCCATTCCGGTGAATACCGTGAAAGAGGTGGTGCCCGAGCTGATTACCCATGGCCGCATTGTTCGTCCGGTGATTGGCGTTGCACTGGCACCGGAACATTGGGCGCATCAACGCGGTATTCAAGGTATCCCGATTTTACGCGTGGAACCCAATTCTCCCGCTGCCAATGCCGGGCTGGAGGGCGCCCAGCGCAACTCATGGGGGCAAATTATTCTGGGTGATGTGATTGTCGGTATCGGCAAACAGGCGACGCCCACCAACGACAGCTTGATGAGTGCGCTGGAGAAACACAAAGCGGGCGATAAAGTAACGCTGCATATTGTGCGGCAGGGAAAATCGCTGAAACAATCCGTGGTGCTGGCAGCGCCGGCGCGCTCCTGA
- a CDS encoding SelT/SelW/SelH family protein yields MPFDDFSAPPVAKTKVIIHYCNLCRWMLRAAWLAQELLGSFPDELDEVALHPGSGGVFAIWVNDMLVWERQRDGGFPEAKVLKQRVRDIVSPDRDLGHSDTKANPPPL; encoded by the coding sequence GTGCCTTTTGACGATTTTTCGGCTCCGCCGGTGGCGAAAACCAAAGTGATCATTCACTACTGCAACCTCTGCCGCTGGATGTTGCGAGCGGCCTGGCTGGCGCAGGAGCTGCTGGGCAGTTTTCCCGACGAGCTGGACGAGGTAGCCCTGCATCCTGGCAGCGGTGGTGTTTTTGCTATCTGGGTGAATGATATGCTGGTGTGGGAGCGGCAGCGCGATGGCGGGTTTCCCGAGGCCAAAGTGCTCAAACAGCGCGTGCGGGATATCGTCAGCCCGGATCGTGACCTGGGACACAGCGATACCAAAGCGAACCCGCCACCGCTATAA
- a CDS encoding MFS transporter translates to MSNIASESSSAIPEPSPAIKGKGVFSWMLFDWAAQPFFTVIITFIFGPYFVSRLAENPVAGQAAWGYTVTVSGVVIALLSPLLGSIADASGARKPWIAGFAIIKILSLAALWWAAPGSSLLLPALCIVLATVAAEFSIVFNDSLLPGLAPASRTGRISNLAWGLGYAGGLVVLFSVLLLLAADPATGKTLLGIAPLWGLDPAAGEDARITGPYAALWYLIFILPMFLFTPDHAAGLPLRRAISAGFNELLGTFRAMRERAIIFRFLIARMIYQDGVNGLLALGGTFAAGMFGWQTLEMGLYGIMLLIVAIGGCYMASRLAVKTGSERVIVLGLVCLTLACIGIISTGPGYTLFGWWQFAEVNGEGLFSTGAEKAYVIFGMLIGLAFGPVQASSRSWLADRVSADEAGRYFGLYALSGRVTSFLAPLSVATITWYTQSARLGMCALIVFLLVGLALLLWANEKTPAHEARS, encoded by the coding sequence ATGAGTAACATCGCGTCGGAATCTTCCTCAGCAATACCCGAGCCGTCGCCTGCGATAAAAGGCAAAGGCGTTTTTAGCTGGATGCTATTTGACTGGGCGGCGCAGCCTTTTTTTACGGTCATTATTACGTTTATTTTCGGCCCTTATTTTGTGTCCCGTCTGGCAGAAAATCCGGTGGCGGGGCAGGCCGCCTGGGGTTACACGGTCACGGTATCGGGTGTTGTTATCGCGTTGCTGTCACCCTTGCTGGGTTCTATTGCTGATGCTTCCGGGGCGCGCAAACCGTGGATTGCCGGTTTCGCCATTATTAAAATTCTCAGCCTGGCGGCCTTGTGGTGGGCTGCGCCGGGTTCGTCATTGCTGCTGCCGGCCTTGTGCATTGTGTTGGCCACCGTGGCCGCCGAGTTCTCGATTGTTTTTAATGATTCGCTGTTACCGGGTTTGGCGCCTGCGTCGCGCACGGGTCGAATTTCCAATCTTGCCTGGGGGTTGGGTTATGCCGGTGGTTTGGTGGTGCTGTTCAGTGTGCTGTTGTTACTGGCTGCCGATCCTGCAACGGGCAAAACCTTGTTGGGCATCGCGCCGCTTTGGGGGCTGGACCCTGCGGCCGGCGAAGATGCGCGCATTACCGGCCCTTATGCGGCACTCTGGTATTTGATTTTTATTTTGCCGATGTTTTTGTTTACGCCGGATCACGCTGCCGGCCTGCCTTTACGGCGAGCGATATCGGCCGGCTTTAACGAGCTGCTCGGAACGTTTCGCGCGATGCGCGAACGGGCGATTATTTTTCGCTTTTTAATTGCCCGCATGATTTATCAGGACGGCGTAAACGGTTTGTTGGCGTTGGGCGGTACTTTTGCGGCGGGCATGTTCGGTTGGCAAACCCTGGAAATGGGGCTGTACGGCATCATGTTATTAATCGTTGCCATTGGTGGTTGTTATATGGCCAGTCGGCTTGCGGTGAAAACCGGTTCCGAGCGCGTGATTGTGCTGGGTCTGGTGTGTTTGACGCTGGCTTGTATCGGTATTATTTCTACCGGGCCGGGTTACACACTATTTGGCTGGTGGCAATTTGCCGAGGTGAACGGCGAAGGTTTGTTCAGCACCGGTGCCGAAAAAGCCTACGTAATTTTTGGTATGCTGATCGGCCTGGCGTTTGGCCCGGTACAGGCATCCTCCCGCTCCTGGTTGGCTGACCGCGTTTCAGCCGATGAAGCCGGGCGCTATTTTGGTTTGTATGCGTTATCGGGGCGGGTGACGTCTTTCCTTGCGCCTTTGTCGGTTGCCACCATTACCTGGTACACGCAATCGGCACGCCTTGGGATGTGCGCCCTGATTGTATTTTTGCTGGTCGGGCTGGCGCTGTTGTTATGGGCCAACGAAAAAACGCCTGCACACGAGGCGAGGTCGTAG
- a CDS encoding FHA domain-containing protein — protein MLKLQFSDNHREPVWVVEKLFTIGSQPGNHLVLTHPSVEPVHARLIQENNRFYLKDNNSKSGCFVNEQRVTHKEIVPGDRIRLGTIQIQVLEPGADISGEDENLQWQLVSDNSLLANTSFTLPNDRPVIVGRDNQCDIVLAATYLSRQHTRLEVAGDKVKVTDLSSANGTFINEQPVDSYLASAGDRLRVDIYTFRLVAPDPDAISRARLRATIQSLAKPVERKQADTNPKRWKTRPTSPGNRVETPLPGRPAIAIKWAAIAALAVLVAALVILWFGR, from the coding sequence ATGCTGAAACTTCAATTCAGTGATAACCATCGCGAACCTGTCTGGGTTGTTGAGAAGCTGTTTACCATTGGCAGCCAACCCGGCAACCACCTGGTACTGACTCACCCCTCGGTAGAGCCGGTACATGCCCGGCTGATTCAGGAAAATAATCGCTTTTATCTCAAAGACAACAACAGCAAAAGCGGTTGCTTTGTGAATGAGCAGCGGGTTACTCACAAGGAAATTGTGCCCGGCGACCGAATCCGGCTGGGGACGATTCAAATACAAGTACTGGAGCCCGGTGCGGATATTTCCGGCGAAGATGAGAATTTGCAGTGGCAACTGGTGAGCGACAACAGCCTGCTTGCCAACACCTCATTCACCCTGCCCAATGACCGACCGGTGATTGTCGGGCGGGATAATCAATGCGATATCGTACTGGCCGCCACCTACCTGTCCCGTCAGCACACCCGGCTTGAAGTGGCGGGTGACAAAGTGAAAGTGACCGATTTGTCCTCTGCCAACGGCACCTTCATTAATGAACAACCGGTAGATTCCTACCTGGCCAGTGCCGGTGACCGGTTGCGGGTGGATATTTATACCTTTCGCCTGGTGGCGCCTGACCCGGACGCTATCAGTCGGGCGCGTTTGCGAGCCACCATTCAATCGCTGGCCAAACCGGTAGAGCGCAAGCAAGCCGACACCAACCCCAAACGCTGGAAAACCCGCCCCACCTCGCCCGGCAATCGGGTCGAGACGCCGCTGCCCGGTCGCCCTGCTATTGCGATTAAATGGGCTGCCATTGCCGCGCTGGCGGTGCTGGTTGCAGCGCTTGTTATCTTATGGTTTGGCCGCTGA
- a CDS encoding TfoX/Sxy family protein yields MTISHSELLQLKNLGMASVNILHAVGINTCDELRRTGAVEAYRKIKARDINVSKVMLYALQGALMDVHWNDLPPGLKEELVTEAGQENLYEA; encoded by the coding sequence ATGACAATCAGTCATAGCGAGTTACTTCAATTAAAAAATCTGGGCATGGCGTCCGTTAATATTCTTCACGCCGTTGGCATCAACACCTGCGATGAATTACGTCGCACCGGTGCGGTGGAAGCCTACCGAAAAATCAAAGCCCGGGATATCAATGTTTCCAAAGTCATGTTGTATGCCCTGCAAGGTGCATTGATGGACGTGCATTGGAATGATTTGCCACCGGGCCTCAAAGAAGAACTGGTGACCGAAGCGGGCCAGGAAAATCTCTACGAAGCCTGA
- the cysE gene encoding serine O-acetyltransferase has translation MNNQIDVWAVIREEAVQSAAEEPVLASFYHAAILNHSSFAAAISFHLANKLDTPAMPALVIRDVFAMALAADDSIETAMRRDIQAHRERDPACDRYLLPLLFFKGYHALQSWRVAHWLWQQQRYPLALFLQNLISQVFDVDIHPAAHIGSGIMLDHATGIVIGETAVIEDNVSMLHSVTLGGNGLSKGDRHPKVRRGVLIGVGAKILGNIEIGEGAKIGAGSVVLHSVDAHTTVAGVPARLVGRPRVDEPALDMDHQLGDDA, from the coding sequence TTGAATAATCAGATTGACGTATGGGCGGTGATTCGTGAAGAGGCTGTGCAATCGGCTGCCGAAGAACCGGTGCTGGCCAGTTTTTATCACGCGGCTATTTTAAACCACAGCAGTTTTGCTGCCGCGATCAGTTTTCATCTTGCCAATAAACTGGATACGCCGGCGATGCCAGCGCTGGTGATTCGCGATGTTTTTGCGATGGCGCTGGCCGCTGATGACAGTATTGAAACGGCCATGCGCCGCGATATTCAAGCTCACCGCGAACGCGACCCGGCGTGCGACCGTTATTTGCTGCCGTTGTTATTTTTCAAGGGCTACCATGCGTTGCAATCCTGGCGGGTTGCGCACTGGTTGTGGCAGCAGCAGCGCTATCCGCTGGCGCTCTTTTTGCAAAATCTTATCTCCCAGGTGTTTGATGTGGATATTCACCCGGCGGCGCATATCGGTAGCGGTATTATGCTCGACCATGCCACCGGGATTGTTATCGGTGAAACGGCGGTTATTGAAGATAATGTGTCGATGTTGCACAGCGTTACGCTGGGCGGCAACGGTTTATCCAAGGGTGATCGCCATCCCAAAGTTCGTCGCGGCGTATTGATTGGCGTGGGCGCAAAAATTCTTGGCAATATAGAAATTGGCGAAGGCGCCAAAATCGGTGCGGGCAGCGTGGTGTTGCACTCGGTCGATGCGCACACCACCGTCGCCGGTGTTCCTGCCCGGTTGGTCGGGCGGCCACGTGTTGATGAGCCGGCTCTGGATATGGACCATCAACTGGGTGATGATGCCTGA
- a CDS encoding M15 family metallopeptidase: MSHSLPSDDAFLPEACQLLTLDAPSCLIQPEAAQPFLSLCSSAREAGFDIAVASSYRSVERQCLIWNEKLTGVRPVLDLQGNPLDIFRLNEYDTVMAVLRWSALPGTSRHHWGTDLDIYDRAAVPDDYRVQLTCEECEGSGPFAAFHAWFDKSLARGETFGFYRPYAVDRGGVAPEPWHISYAPLASRFSRQLNKDALRALIAGLDIGAKATVLAHFDEIYQRFVVVDVPEGIQV, from the coding sequence ATGAGCCATTCCCTCCCTTCCGATGACGCTTTTTTGCCGGAAGCTTGCCAATTATTAACACTGGATGCGCCGTCTTGTCTTATCCAGCCCGAGGCAGCACAGCCATTTTTGTCGCTCTGTTCTTCCGCCCGTGAGGCCGGCTTTGACATCGCGGTTGCCAGTAGTTATCGCAGCGTTGAACGGCAATGTTTAATCTGGAATGAAAAACTCACCGGGGTGCGGCCGGTGCTCGATTTGCAGGGTAATCCGCTGGATATTTTCCGCTTGAATGAATATGACACTGTGATGGCGGTGTTGCGCTGGTCGGCACTGCCCGGCACTTCCCGTCACCACTGGGGGACGGATCTGGATATTTATGATCGTGCAGCGGTGCCGGACGATTACCGCGTGCAGTTAACCTGCGAAGAATGTGAGGGCAGTGGGCCTTTTGCTGCATTTCACGCGTGGTTTGATAAGAGCCTTGCACGCGGAGAAACATTTGGTTTTTATCGCCCTTATGCGGTTGACCGTGGCGGCGTTGCGCCGGAGCCATGGCACATCAGTTATGCACCGCTGGCGTCGCGGTTTTCCCGGCAATTAAATAAAGACGCACTGCGTGCGCTGATTGCAGGCCTGGATATCGGCGCCAAAGCAACGGTGTTGGCGCATTTCGATGAAATATATCAGCGTTTCGTGGTGGTCGATGTGCCAGAAGGAATTCAGGTATGA
- the htpX gene encoding protease HtpX: protein MLRIGLFLLTNIAVIAVASIVLSIFGVGNYLDASGGLNLQSLLIFCAVFGFSGSLISLLLSKFIAKKTMGVQIIERPRNADEQWLVSMVEELSQKAGIKTPEIGIFPAQEANAFATGWNRNAALVAVSLGMLQRFERDEVRAVMAHEIGHVANGDMITLSLIQGVVNTFVMFFSRIIGHIVDRVILKNENGHGIGFMITTFIAQMVLGILASMIVMAFSRYREFRADHAGATLADRGSMIRALQRLQAEVNAGVESPMPDGMKAFGISGGFKQTMGKLFSSHPPLDVRIEALKRGL, encoded by the coding sequence GTGTTACGTATTGGCCTATTTCTATTGACCAACATCGCCGTTATTGCTGTTGCCAGCATTGTGCTCAGCATTTTTGGCGTGGGCAATTATCTGGACGCCTCCGGTGGTCTGAACCTGCAATCCCTGTTGATTTTCTGTGCGGTTTTCGGTTTCAGCGGCTCGCTGATTTCGTTGCTGCTGTCCAAATTTATTGCCAAAAAAACCATGGGTGTACAAATCATTGAGCGCCCGCGCAACGCCGACGAGCAGTGGCTGGTCAGCATGGTAGAAGAGCTGTCACAAAAGGCCGGTATCAAAACCCCGGAAATCGGTATTTTTCCGGCGCAGGAAGCCAATGCTTTCGCCACCGGCTGGAACCGCAATGCCGCGCTGGTTGCCGTAAGCCTGGGGATGCTGCAACGCTTTGAACGCGATGAAGTGCGCGCGGTAATGGCCCACGAAATTGGCCACGTGGCCAACGGCGATATGATTACCCTGAGCTTGATTCAGGGCGTGGTTAACACCTTCGTTATGTTCTTCTCCCGCATCATTGGCCACATCGTTGACCGGGTCATTCTGAAAAATGAAAACGGTCACGGCATCGGCTTTATGATCACCACGTTTATTGCGCAAATGGTGCTGGGTATTCTGGCGTCGATGATTGTTATGGCCTTCTCCCGCTACCGCGAATTCCGTGCTGACCACGCCGGTGCCACACTGGCTGATCGCGGCTCGATGATCCGCGCACTGCAACGCTTGCAAGCTGAAGTGAATGCCGGCGTGGAAAGCCCGATGCCCGATGGTATGAAAGCGTTTGGTATCAGCGGTGGCTTCAAGCAAACCATGGGCAAATTGTTTTCCAGCCACCCGCCACTGGATGTTCGTATTGAAGCGCTGAAACGCGGCTTGTAA
- the ppa gene encoding inorganic diphosphatase: MSLELVPAGKSLPDDFNVVIEIPANSSIKYEIDKDSSALFVDRLVATSMHYPCNYGYIPNTLCGDGDAADVLVVFPQPIQAGAVVRCRPIGVLKMTDESGDDAKILAVPHDKLTSIYSKVQSTSDLPEIILSQIEHFFEHYKDLEKGKWVKVQGWEGLEAARKEIQEAAERYQSSK; this comes from the coding sequence ATGAGCCTTGAACTGGTACCTGCAGGCAAAAGCTTGCCTGATGACTTTAACGTTGTTATCGAAATTCCTGCCAACAGCTCCATCAAATACGAAATCGACAAAGACAGCAGTGCTTTGTTTGTTGACCGTCTGGTAGCCACATCCATGCACTACCCGTGCAACTACGGCTACATCCCCAACACCCTGTGTGGTGATGGCGATGCGGCTGACGTGCTGGTGGTTTTCCCGCAACCGATTCAGGCCGGTGCTGTAGTGCGCTGCCGCCCGATTGGCGTGCTGAAAATGACTGACGAATCCGGTGACGATGCGAAAATTCTCGCCGTACCGCACGACAAGCTGACTTCCATTTACAGCAAAGTGCAATCCACTTCTGATCTGCCGGAAATTATCCTGTCCCAGATCGAACACTTCTTTGAACACTACAAAGATCTGGAAAAAGGCAAGTGGGTAAAAGTACAAGGCTGGGAAGGTCTGGAAGCAGCGCGTAAAGAAATTCAGGAAGCTGCAGAACGTTATCAGAGCAGCAAGTAA
- a CDS encoding TVP38/TMEM64 family protein gives MKDLIRLAIIMAALFGFTFFLINLTGILTLDDIEAALTYVSQIHPVWVFLLVAGLLWVDLLLSIPTMAVSLLAGYFLGWSLAVPAVCTGLMLAGGSGYWLGRRYGLRLLSRITPDPVRLEAMTAIFSRYGIVTLIVCRALPMLPEISCCLAGATRLPISRFLPAYLIGSVPYAIVVTYAGSISSVDNPWPALIMAAVLSLVLWGGGALLLWYRRHRLRNRPVYAGPEPKP, from the coding sequence ATGAAAGATCTGATCCGCCTGGCCATCATTATGGCCGCCCTGTTTGGCTTTACGTTTTTCCTGATCAATCTGACTGGCATTTTAACGTTGGATGACATTGAGGCGGCTCTGACCTACGTGAGCCAAATCCACCCGGTATGGGTGTTTTTGCTGGTGGCGGGTTTACTCTGGGTAGATTTATTACTCTCCATTCCCACCATGGCCGTCAGTCTGTTGGCCGGCTATTTTCTGGGCTGGTCACTGGCGGTTCCCGCGGTTTGTACCGGGTTGATGCTGGCGGGTGGTTCTGGTTACTGGCTGGGGCGGCGTTACGGGCTTCGGTTACTTTCACGCATTACGCCTGACCCGGTAAGGCTGGAGGCGATGACCGCGATATTCAGTCGCTACGGTATTGTGACCCTGATTGTGTGCCGCGCCCTGCCGATGTTGCCGGAAATCAGCTGCTGTCTGGCTGGCGCAACCCGCTTGCCCATCTCGCGTTTTCTGCCTGCGTACCTGATTGGTAGCGTGCCCTATGCCATTGTGGTCACTTACGCCGGGTCTATCAGTTCGGTAGATAACCCCTGGCCGGCGCTGATTATGGCGGCGGTGCTGTCCCTGGTGCTGTGGGGCGGCGGGGCGTTGTTGCTGTGGTACCGTCGGCATCGTTTGCGTAACCGGCCGGTTTACGCCGGCCCTGAACCCAAACCCTGA